GCGGAAAGCGCCACCGACCAGTCGTGATGAATCGCCTCGAGAAGGAAAACCGGATCGGGGTGGCGATCGACGAAATCCCAGATCGGCTTCTGCCGTTCGCGGGCTTCGCTCAAATTGCCGCCGACGTAGAGCAGTCCAAACAATCCAACCAGGAGCGCGAACTGCTGCTCTGGTGTGGCTCCAGTCTCAGCAAGCCGCTCGGCGCGAAGATAGGCCCGCTCGGTTTCCGGCGCGGCCCACCCTTTGGCGGCCATCAGCGCTGGGCCAAGGTTGGTTTGGAGCGCGAATTCGCGCCGGTCTCGCTCGGGGCTGGATGGCGTGAGTTCAAGTAATTCCAAAGCGGCAGTCAGGTTCCGCGTCGCCTCGCCGTACGCCAGTCGCCCAACGGCTCGGAGACCTGCGCTTTCGAGATAGTCGAGTGCCTTCGCGGAATTTCCGCTGCGGCTGTAATGATGGGCCAGTTCGTCGAGGTAGTCGTCGATTGAATTTGCATACAGCCTCTCGAGAGCCGCACCGATTCGTCCATGAAGCTGTCGGCGCCGTTCCATCAATAACGAGTTGTACGAAACCTCCTGGGTCAGCGCGTGCTTGAAGGTGTATTCAGAATCACCGATGGCCGGCTGCTCGTAGATGAACTCGCCGACCTGGAGGACATCGAGCAGCCGCCTGATCTCGTCATCCGGGATCGAGACCACCGCACGAATCAGCGACAGCGGAAATTCGCGGCCAATTACCGCCAGCGTCTGTAACAGGTCTTTGGCATCCTGCGGCAGGCGGTCGATGCGCGCGGCGAGAATCGCCTGAACTGTCGGGGGAATCTTCAACGCCGCCAACGACCGGGTGAGCTTCACCGCCCCGCCGTCACGCACCAGCGCGTTCTCGTCGAACAGGACCTGTACCGTCTCTTCCATGAAGAACGGATTGCCCTCGGTCTTCTCGACAATCAGCCGCTTGAGCGGCGCGAGTTCGGTACCGTCGCCGAGCAGCGCGGACAACATCTCCTCAGCAGATTCTTTACCCAGCGGATCCAGGCGTAACTGAATGTAGTAAGTCTTGCTGTTCCACTGATGCGAGTACTCGGGGCGATAATTGACCAGCAGCAGGATCTTCGCCGTGCCGATGGATTCTGCCAGCAGGTTCAAAAAGCCTTGCGTCTCCTCGTCGACCCAGTGCAGGTCCTCGAAAATCACCATCAGCGGCTGATTCATCGACTCTCGGAGCAGGATGCGCTTGATCGCCTCGAGCGTGCGCCGCCGGCGCACCTGCCCGTCCATTTGCGCCAGCGGATCGTCGCCCTCGATAATGCCCAGCAGTACGAAAAGGTACGGCAACGTATCTTCAAGCGAACGATCGAGCGTCAAGACCTTGCCGTTGACTTTCTCGCGCCGCGTGCGCACATCGTCATCCGAGGTGATGCGGAAGTAGCCGTGGAGCAACTCGATTGTGGGCAGATACGCGGACGCTTTCCCGTGAGAGACGGAAAAGGTCTCCAGTACCATCCAGCCCGACTGGTGCTTGGCCTTGAACTCAAAGAACAGGCGCGATTTGCCGGTGCCGGCCTCGGCCATCGCGGCGACAATCTGTCCACGTCCAACGCGCGTAAGTTCCGACGCGTCGCGCATCGCCTCCATCTCGCGCTCGCGCCCGACGAACTTGGTCAGCCCCCGCCCCGCCGAGCGTTGCAGCCGCGTGCGCAACGGCCCGAGCCCGGTCACCTCGTAAACATTAACCGGCTCGGTCACGCCTTTTACCTTGGTCGGACCCAGCGGCTTGAGCTGGAAATATCCCTCCACCAGTTTGCTCGTCTGCTCACTGATCGCGATCGAGCCGGTTGGCGCAACGGCCTGCATCCGCGACGCCAGGTTGGTGGTGTGCCCAATCGGCGTGTATTCAACGTGGCCGCTGCCGGTTGAGATCGAGCGCACGACGACTTCGCCGGTGTTCGCGCCGATGCGCGCCTCGATCGGCCTTCCACCATCGGCGACCAGTTTGGCCGAGTAGCGTTTCAGTTCCTCCTGCATCCGCAGGCCAGCGTACAGGGCGCGCTGCGGATGGTCCTCGTGCGCAACCGGCGCCCCGAACAGGGCGAAGATTCCGTCGCCGGTCGATTGCACGATATATCCATCATAGCGCCGCACGGCGTCGATCATCAGCTTGAGCGCCGGATCGACGATCTCGCGCGCCTCCTCGGGGTCGAGGTCTTGCTCCAATTCGGTCGAGCCCTTGATGTCGGCGAACAGTGCGGTCACCGTCTTGCGCTCGCCTTCGAGAATTTCGCCGGTCGTTACTGGGCCAACCCGCAGCGCCGACTCGGGAGTCTCGATGCGGGCCGCTGACGATGGAGCGCGAGATGCTGAGGAAAGCGCGGCGCCACAGTCGCCGCAGAACTTGAAAGGAGGCCCGTTCTCCTTGCCGCATTTCGGACAAAGGAGGGAAAACCGAGTTCCGCACTCGCCGCAGAACTTTCTATCCGCTGGATTTTCCGCCCCGCATTTTGAGCAGCGCATCGGTATGTTCCCAGATGGCGAAATGGTGCTCCAATGCTCGCTCGTCTGCAATCTCGCCGCTGCGTGCTGGTGAGCGATTGCCTAAGTACTCTGGGTAACTGGCAATGGCGGTCACGTCCTCTGATGGAACCCAGGTTCACAGCACTGGATCTGCCGCTATAGTCAGTGCCAGCGCGCTTCCTCGGTTGTCTGTTTTCTGCGGCCTGTACTATAGTTTTCGCCGATCTCAACACCACACCTGTGAGATACAAAAATGGATGACGCAACGTTTCTCGCCGAACTCAAACTCGATTTCGATCCCGACAAGCTGCGCGAAAAGTACATCAAGGAGCGCGACAAGCGCATCCGCAAAGATGGCAATTCGCAGTACGTCGAGGTCAAGGGCAAGTTCGCCCACTACCTGGCTGACCCCTACGTAAAGCCCGGCTTCGCTCGCGAGCCGCTGAACGACGAGGTCGATGTAGTCGTTATCGGCGGCGGCTTCGGCGGATTGCTCGCCGGCGCCCGCCTGTTCGAAGCCGGCATCAAGGACGTCCGCGTCATAGAGTCGGGCGGCGATTTCGGCGGCACCTGGTACTGGAATCGCTATCCAGGCGCGCAGTGCGACATCGAGAGCTACTGCTACCTGCCGCTAGTCGAAGAGCTCGGCTACATGCCCAAGGAGAAGTACTCCTTCGCGCCCGAGATCTACGAACATTCGCAGCGGATCGCCAAACATTACAATCTGTATGAGAAGGCGCTGTTCCAGACGCACGTCGCCGAGCTGCGCTGGGACGAGAAGGCATCGCGCTGGATCGTCTCGACCGATCGCAAGGATTCGATTCGCGCGCGCTTCGTGATCATGGCGACCGGGCCGCTCAATCGTCCGAAGCTGCCCGCCATCACCGGAATCGACGAATTCGAGGGCCACACCTTCCACACCAGCCGCTGGGACTACGAGTACACGGGCGGCAATCATTCTGGCGGTCTGACGAAGCTCGCCGACAAGCGCGTCGCCGTTATCGGCACCGGCGCGACGGCGATTCAGTGCGTGCCCTTCGTCGGTGAGTATGCGAAGCAGCTTTATGTCTTCCAGCGCACGCCGTCATCGGTTGACGTGCGCGGCAACAAGCCGACCGATCCAGAATGGGCTAAGACGCTGAAACCCGGATGGCAGCGCGAGCGGCGTGAGAATTTCAACAACCTCGTTATCGGCGTTCCGGTCGAAGAGGATATGGTGGCCGACGGATGGACCGACATCTTCCGCAACCTGGGAATCGCGGCCAAGAAGAATCATCGCGCGACGGAGATGACAAAGCGTCAGGCCGCGATGATGATGGAAATCGCCGACTTCCAGAAAATGAACGGGGTACGCGCGCGAGTCGATGAAATCGTGAGCGATCCGGCTACGGCCGATGCGCTCAAGCCGTGGTATCGCCAGTTCTGCAAGCGGCCGACTTTCAACGATCAATATCTGCCGACCTTCAATCGGCCGAATGTTCAGCTTATCGACACCAGCCCGAACCAGGGCGTGGAGCGGATCACCAAGAACGGAATTGTTTCCAACGGCGTTGAATACCCGGTGGATTGCATCATCTTCGCGACCGGCTTCGAGGTCGGCACGGCATGGACGCGGCGGGCGGGCTACGAGATCTACGGCATCGACGGCCAAACGCTGACTGACTATTGGTCCGACGGCGTGAAGACCTACCACGGCTTCTCAGCTCACGGCTTCCCGAATTGCTACATCCTCGGGCAGTCGCAGAACGGTGCGTCGGTAAACCTGACCTCGGTGCTCGACGACCAGGCCCAGCACATTACCTGGATCATCAAGCAGATAAAGGATCGCGGCCTGCACTACGCGCATCCGACCAAAGAGGCGGAAGCGGCATGGGTCGCGGAAATCAAGCGCCTCGCGGTCGTCGCGGCGCGATTCCTGACGAATTGCACGCCCGGCTATTACAATAACGAAGGCCACTTCGGCGAAGACGGCGCCGAGGGTTTCGGCGGCGGCACCTATGCACCGGGGATCAACGCATTCAACGCGCTGATGAAAAAATGGCGCGAGAAAGGCGACCTCGAAGGCCTCGAGTTGGGTTGAGTAGCTAATCAGATCAACGCAAAACGCGGGTCGCAAATGCGGCCCGCGTTTTTTTGTTGTGTAACGATCCAATCAGCCGCGGCCGACGAATGGCATCTTGGTCGCCATGATCGTCATGTACTGCACATTCGCGTCGAGCGGCAGCGTCGCCATGTACACGACGGCGCGCGCGACGTGCTCGACATCGAAGGTCGGCTCGACCGCGAGTTCGCCTGAGGCTTGCGGAACTCCCTTCGACATCCGCGCCGTCATCTCAGTCGCGGCGTTGCCGATATCGATCTGACTACAGGCAATATCGTACTTGCGGCCGTCGAGCGCGGTGCATTTCGTCAGCCCCGTCATCGCGTGCTTGGTCGAAGTGTAGGGTGCGGAATTGGGACGCGGCGCATGCGCGGAGATCGATCCGTTGTTGATGATACGCCCGCCGCGCGGCTCCTGGGCCTTCATGATACGGAAGGCCTCCTGTGTGCATAGAAATACGCCTGTGAGATTAGTCTCGACAACTGAGCGCCAACGCTCGAGCGACAAGTCTTCGAGCGGCACGGCAGGAGCGCCGATTCCGGCATTGTTGAACAGCACATCAAGCCGGCCGAACGCCTCGCGCGTCGCGGCAAAAAGACTCTTCACCGATTCCGGATCGCGAACGTCGGTCTGCACCGTCAGAGAGAGAGCGCCGGAAGCGTGGCCCTCGGCTGCCGCCGCTTCGATCAACTCGAGCCGCCGTCCCGCAAAGACGACGGCGAATCCTTCGCGCATCAAGGCGAGTGCCGCGTGCTTGCCGATTCCAGTTCCCGCGCCAGTCACGATTGCAACTCTTTCCGCCATATGAATCGTCTCCCGCTCTGTACGAACGAGCCTGCTCTGCAATAGATCAAGGATCAAGATTCTGTCAGCCGGGAGATCAGCCGATGCCATACGCACAATCATCGGGAGTGAAGCTTTACTACGAGGAAACAGGGACCGGCCATCCGATTATTTTTGCGCACGAGTTCGGCTCGGACCTGCGCGAATGGGAAACGCAGGTCAGGTGGTTTTCGCGCCAGTATCGCTGCATCACGTTCAACGCGCGCGGCTATCCGCCGTCTGACGTTCCCGAACTTGACTCGCAGTATGGGCAGGATCACGCGACCGACGACGTCGCGGCGGTGCTGAGGCATCTCAAGATCGAAAAGGCGCACGTCGTCGGACTCAGCATGGGATCCTTCGCCGCGTTGCACTTCGGGATGCGTTATCCCGAGATAGCGACCGCGCTGATCGTCGCGGGATGCGGCTCAGGCGCGCCGAAATCCGAGCGCGAAACTTTCAAGCGCCAGTGCAACGCGACTGCGGAACGCTTTCTGACAGATGGTTCCGCTCGGGTAGCGAAGGATTTGGGTCTCGGCCCGACGCGCATCCAGCTTCGTAACAAAGATCCGCGCGGATGGGACGAGTTCGTGCGACATCTGAGCGAGCATTCTCCCCTCGGCTCAGCGCTCACGCTGCGCAATTACCAGGCGCTGCGACCCTCGCTCTACGATTTGTCGGAGCAGCTTGCCACGTTGACGATTCCGGTTCTGCTCGTGGTCGGAGACGAGGACGATCCGTGCCTCGACGCTAATATCTATCTCAAGCGGACGATTCCCAGCGCCGGACTCTGGATGGTGCCGCGC
This genomic interval from Candidatus Binataceae bacterium contains the following:
- a CDS encoding alpha/beta hydrolase, whose translation is MPYAQSSGVKLYYEETGTGHPIIFAHEFGSDLREWETQVRWFSRQYRCITFNARGYPPSDVPELDSQYGQDHATDDVAAVLRHLKIEKAHVVGLSMGSFAALHFGMRYPEIATALIVAGCGSGAPKSERETFKRQCNATAERFLTDGSARVAKDLGLGPTRIQLRNKDPRGWDEFVRHLSEHSPLGSALTLRNYQALRPSLYDLSEQLATLTIPVLLVVGDEDDPCLDANIYLKRTIPSAGLWMVPRTGHAVNLEEPDAFNRAVQKFFDTVERGKWPERHSRGLEDGALIGSRTSR
- a CDS encoding SDR family oxidoreductase, producing the protein MAERVAIVTGAGTGIGKHAALALMREGFAVVFAGRRLELIEAAAAEGHASGALSLTVQTDVRDPESVKSLFAATREAFGRLDVLFNNAGIGAPAVPLEDLSLERWRSVVETNLTGVFLCTQEAFRIMKAQEPRGGRIINNGSISAHAPRPNSAPYTSTKHAMTGLTKCTALDGRKYDIACSQIDIGNAATEMTARMSKGVPQASGELAVEPTFDVEHVARAVVYMATLPLDANVQYMTIMATKMPFVGRG
- a CDS encoding AAA family ATPase, with the translated sequence MQAVAPTGSIAISEQTSKLVEGYFQLKPLGPTKVKGVTEPVNVYEVTGLGPLRTRLQRSAGRGLTKFVGREREMEAMRDASELTRVGRGQIVAAMAEAGTGKSRLFFEFKAKHQSGWMVLETFSVSHGKASAYLPTIELLHGYFRITSDDDVRTRREKVNGKVLTLDRSLEDTLPYLFVLLGIIEGDDPLAQMDGQVRRRRTLEAIKRILLRESMNQPLMVIFEDLHWVDEETQGFLNLLAESIGTAKILLLVNYRPEYSHQWNSKTYYIQLRLDPLGKESAEEMLSALLGDGTELAPLKRLIVEKTEGNPFFMEETVQVLFDENALVRDGGAVKLTRSLAALKIPPTVQAILAARIDRLPQDAKDLLQTLAVIGREFPLSLIRAVVSIPDDEIRRLLDVLQVGEFIYEQPAIGDSEYTFKHALTQEVSYNSLLMERRRQLHGRIGAALERLYANSIDDYLDELAHHYSRSGNSAKALDYLESAGLRAVGRLAYGEATRNLTAALELLELTPSSPERDRREFALQTNLGPALMAAKGWAAPETERAYLRAERLAETGATPEQQFALLVGLFGLLYVGGNLSEARERQKPIWDFVDRHPDPVFLLEAIHHDWSVALSAGELEASQRHVERGLALFESKLRSAVVPLYSAHHPAVCAHGWEAQLSWLRGRPDAARRCADRAALLANELGDAMSAAFALYLKALVHRMMLEPELALEIAAAAINTAEDVGFLYVVRHARVVKGWALTELGRAEEGVALIREETDVLAANREELFLTLSLATLADACLRAGRIEDGLTAIGDALDLVHRSGECFWESEINRIRGQLLLGQNPSDPALARASVEHAIKKARQQGAKSLELRATASLARMLMSTDRRDEARAMLAEIYNWFTEGFDTADLKEAKALLEELEAHPILG
- a CDS encoding NAD(P)/FAD-dependent oxidoreductase translates to MDDATFLAELKLDFDPDKLREKYIKERDKRIRKDGNSQYVEVKGKFAHYLADPYVKPGFAREPLNDEVDVVVIGGGFGGLLAGARLFEAGIKDVRVIESGGDFGGTWYWNRYPGAQCDIESYCYLPLVEELGYMPKEKYSFAPEIYEHSQRIAKHYNLYEKALFQTHVAELRWDEKASRWIVSTDRKDSIRARFVIMATGPLNRPKLPAITGIDEFEGHTFHTSRWDYEYTGGNHSGGLTKLADKRVAVIGTGATAIQCVPFVGEYAKQLYVFQRTPSSVDVRGNKPTDPEWAKTLKPGWQRERRENFNNLVIGVPVEEDMVADGWTDIFRNLGIAAKKNHRATEMTKRQAAMMMEIADFQKMNGVRARVDEIVSDPATADALKPWYRQFCKRPTFNDQYLPTFNRPNVQLIDTSPNQGVERITKNGIVSNGVEYPVDCIIFATGFEVGTAWTRRAGYEIYGIDGQTLTDYWSDGVKTYHGFSAHGFPNCYILGQSQNGASVNLTSVLDDQAQHITWIIKQIKDRGLHYAHPTKEAEAAWVAEIKRLAVVAARFLTNCTPGYYNNEGHFGEDGAEGFGGGTYAPGINAFNALMKKWREKGDLEGLELG